One Tunturibacter gelidoferens genomic region harbors:
- a CDS encoding glucoamylase family protein — protein MAPSSENPVTAEHALPPTAPALEMPTAGLPEKPSVSDAELRQRADAMSRQWEMVPASTKSDGLSKRLESLKQRLTEVLRTCKKTASIHELTPELELLESTRMLESALIAGDNTAETFASLPHVRVDKESELPRAINLTEGYLVAARGIWSDESLTVYVNQAQQRDALLLEEITVLPQALKLAQLEYILDRAEEAFAAGPLPPIEQSPFSAILHSMRRLNQFEWRNVLEPLIAFDSILREDPASVFARMEDETRHNYHMRVAELAHYADASEVETAKIALNLAREAAAASDHDPRLALRTRHIGYYLFAEGLPALSQRIGYHPPPIEQIRRFLRRYNEDFYILGIFTLSCLLIVAIIAPLVPHHAFWPVMGALLLALLPATQGGVDLINNTITALMHAESLPKIDLSKGVPDDAITLVVVPTLLLNEIQVRELFDELEARYLSNQDPNIHFGLLTDLPDTKARPLDEDSNPLAKLAVQCVDHLNEKYPRTKGGAFFLLHRYRVFNSRQGVWMGWERKRGKLLDLNKFLLNEFDSFPLKAGPLDALHHVRYVITLDSDTQLPRGTAARMVGTMAHPLNQAIVNPRTRIVTQGYGILQPRVGVSVASASRSRLASLYSGETGFDIYTRAVSDVYQDLFGEGIFAGKGIFEVAILHEVLDRRFPRNALLSHDLIEGSYARAGLVTDIEIIDDYPSHYSAHTRRKHRWVRGDWQIARWLFAHVPDESGKSVPNPINTVSRWKIFDNLRRSLVEPVTFLLFLLGWFMLPGGALYWTIAGLVLLLLPVLVQLGFNLGRALLKFSFVGAREGVFTFATSFGFTMLNLTFLPHHMFLAIDAIVRSLSRTLVSGKHMLEWETAAQAESGKSRTPLDIYLQLSPVAAVLIALALAFHNIWSLVAASPVLLLWTIAPLVAIWLNSPPRREEGPLTSEDTHFLQQQALHIWRYFHDFGDEKNHWLIPDNVEEQNTLQIRKLSPTNLGMLFNARQAAYEFGFTTLPEFAQATLGTLNTYDSLEKQRGHIYNWYDIETLRPIPPHIVSAVDSGNLAASLYTLRTGALDLLKRPLLAPETFAGLKQTQQPPVKTTITLTPAETPSSAIRSHLRSIAQQTKPTDNPPPNQSQDSKQWFANEISSRLAALSQFAEQYTPWLLPRFESLFVPPQLDGSEHKAIPTLLDAAEYVTELESKLTGTSRDLPKDSALATAAAELLALLPATKQRLEQLKSDITKIAAEAERHADAMEYGFLLVEARQLLSIGYDGITHELYSSCYDLLASEARIASFIAVAKGDIPQQSWFRLDRSHVLVNGRAALLSWTGTMFEYMMPSLWMRTFPDTLIARSLESAVRIQKDHVRSIPWGISESGFSKKDPQGRYGYQAWGIPKLALKYGAEDGPVISPYSSFLAMPLLRKDSIANLRRMASMDWMGAYGFYEAADYTQGNQPELVRSWMAHHQGMCLLAVTNLLKNNIVQEWFHGTPRVRAAELLLHEKALSKETLKDLEKLSKSQASE, from the coding sequence ATGGCACCGTCTTCAGAGAATCCGGTCACCGCAGAACACGCTCTGCCACCCACTGCTCCGGCCCTGGAGATGCCGACTGCGGGTCTTCCCGAAAAGCCCTCTGTCTCAGACGCAGAGCTGAGACAGCGCGCCGATGCCATGAGCCGCCAGTGGGAGATGGTGCCGGCCAGCACAAAATCGGACGGCCTCTCGAAGCGACTCGAAAGCCTCAAGCAGCGCCTTACCGAGGTCCTTCGCACCTGCAAAAAAACCGCTTCCATCCACGAACTCACCCCCGAACTCGAACTCCTCGAAAGCACCCGCATGCTGGAGTCCGCGCTCATCGCAGGAGACAACACCGCCGAAACCTTCGCCTCTCTTCCCCACGTGCGTGTCGACAAAGAAAGCGAGTTGCCACGAGCGATCAACCTCACCGAGGGATACCTCGTCGCAGCCCGCGGCATCTGGTCCGACGAGTCCCTCACCGTCTACGTCAACCAAGCCCAGCAGCGTGACGCGCTCCTGCTCGAAGAGATTACAGTCCTCCCCCAGGCCCTCAAGCTCGCACAGCTCGAATACATTCTGGACCGCGCCGAAGAGGCCTTCGCCGCAGGCCCGCTGCCACCTATCGAGCAATCTCCCTTCTCCGCCATCCTCCACAGCATGCGCAGGCTCAATCAGTTCGAGTGGCGCAACGTCCTCGAGCCCCTCATTGCCTTCGATTCCATTCTCCGCGAAGATCCCGCCTCCGTCTTCGCACGCATGGAGGACGAAACCCGCCACAACTACCACATGCGTGTAGCTGAACTGGCTCACTACGCCGACGCCAGCGAAGTCGAAACCGCGAAGATCGCCCTCAACCTGGCACGCGAAGCTGCAGCAGCCTCCGACCACGATCCTCGCCTCGCCCTCAGAACCAGGCACATCGGCTACTATCTCTTCGCCGAAGGCCTGCCCGCGCTGAGCCAACGCATCGGGTACCATCCCCCGCCCATCGAACAGATCCGCCGCTTTCTGCGCCGCTACAACGAAGACTTCTACATCCTCGGCATCTTCACGCTTTCTTGTCTTCTCATCGTAGCCATCATCGCTCCCCTGGTTCCGCACCACGCCTTCTGGCCCGTCATGGGAGCACTCCTGCTTGCTCTGCTCCCCGCAACCCAGGGCGGCGTAGACCTCATCAACAACACAATCACCGCACTCATGCACGCGGAGTCTCTCCCGAAGATCGACCTCTCCAAAGGCGTCCCCGACGACGCCATCACCCTCGTCGTCGTCCCCACTCTCCTGCTCAACGAGATCCAGGTCCGCGAACTCTTCGACGAACTTGAAGCCCGCTACCTCTCCAACCAGGATCCCAACATCCACTTCGGTCTCCTCACCGATCTTCCCGACACCAAGGCTCGCCCCCTCGACGAAGACTCCAACCCTCTCGCCAAACTCGCCGTCCAGTGCGTCGATCATCTCAACGAAAAATACCCGCGCACCAAAGGCGGAGCCTTCTTCCTCCTCCATCGCTACCGTGTCTTCAACTCCCGCCAGGGCGTCTGGATGGGATGGGAGCGAAAGCGCGGCAAGCTCCTCGACCTCAATAAATTCCTGCTGAACGAATTCGACAGTTTCCCCCTCAAGGCCGGTCCGCTCGACGCCCTTCATCACGTCCGTTACGTCATCACCCTCGACTCCGACACGCAGCTCCCACGCGGCACTGCTGCCCGCATGGTCGGAACCATGGCGCACCCGCTCAATCAGGCCATCGTCAACCCGCGCACTCGCATCGTCACCCAGGGCTACGGCATCCTCCAACCACGCGTCGGTGTCAGCGTCGCATCAGCATCGCGCTCCCGCCTCGCATCCCTCTACTCCGGCGAAACCGGCTTCGACATCTACACCCGCGCCGTCTCCGACGTGTACCAGGACCTCTTCGGGGAAGGCATCTTCGCCGGCAAGGGCATCTTCGAGGTCGCCATCCTCCACGAAGTCCTCGACCGCCGCTTCCCCCGCAACGCTCTCCTCTCGCACGACCTCATCGAAGGCTCCTACGCCCGCGCCGGCCTCGTCACCGACATCGAAATCATCGACGACTACCCCTCCCACTACTCTGCTCACACCCGTCGCAAGCATCGCTGGGTGCGCGGCGACTGGCAGATCGCACGCTGGCTCTTCGCCCACGTCCCCGACGAATCCGGCAAATCCGTTCCCAACCCCATCAACACCGTCTCGCGCTGGAAGATCTTCGACAACCTCCGCCGCAGCCTCGTCGAACCCGTCACCTTCCTGCTCTTCCTCCTCGGCTGGTTCATGCTCCCTGGCGGCGCACTCTACTGGACCATCGCCGGCTTAGTCCTCCTCCTCCTTCCAGTCCTCGTGCAACTCGGCTTCAACCTCGGCAGAGCCCTGCTGAAATTCAGCTTCGTCGGCGCACGCGAGGGCGTCTTCACCTTCGCCACCTCCTTCGGCTTCACGATGCTCAACCTCACCTTCCTACCCCACCACATGTTCCTCGCCATCGACGCCATCGTCCGCTCTCTCAGCCGCACGTTGGTATCAGGCAAACACATGCTCGAGTGGGAGACCGCCGCGCAAGCCGAATCCGGCAAATCCCGAACGCCCCTCGACATCTACCTCCAACTCTCCCCCGTCGCGGCCGTCCTCATAGCCCTCGCCCTCGCCTTCCACAACATCTGGTCTCTCGTAGCAGCCTCCCCAGTTCTTCTTCTCTGGACCATAGCGCCCCTCGTAGCCATCTGGCTGAACTCGCCGCCTCGTCGCGAGGAGGGCCCCCTCACCTCAGAAGACACCCACTTCCTGCAGCAGCAGGCGCTCCACATCTGGCGCTACTTTCACGACTTCGGCGACGAAAAAAATCACTGGCTCATCCCCGACAACGTCGAAGAACAAAACACTCTTCAGATCCGGAAGCTTTCGCCTACAAACCTCGGCATGCTCTTCAATGCTCGCCAGGCCGCGTACGAGTTCGGCTTCACCACACTCCCAGAGTTTGCCCAGGCTACATTGGGAACCCTCAACACTTACGACAGCCTTGAGAAACAACGCGGCCACATCTACAACTGGTACGACATCGAGACCCTCCGCCCCATCCCACCGCACATCGTCTCCGCAGTCGACAGTGGCAATCTCGCTGCCTCTCTCTACACCCTCCGCACCGGTGCCCTCGATCTTCTCAAGCGCCCACTACTCGCCCCAGAGACCTTCGCAGGCCTGAAACAAACACAGCAACCACCCGTCAAAACGACAATCACCCTCACGCCCGCAGAAACTCCTTCATCCGCCATCAGATCGCATCTTCGATCCATCGCCCAACAAACCAAACCCACAGACAACCCTCCGCCAAACCAGAGTCAGGACAGCAAACAATGGTTCGCCAACGAGATCTCAAGCCGTCTCGCGGCGTTGTCTCAATTCGCCGAACAGTACACTCCCTGGCTCCTTCCCCGCTTCGAATCGCTCTTTGTCCCACCTCAACTTGACGGCTCCGAACACAAAGCAATTCCGACGCTCCTCGACGCAGCCGAATACGTAACAGAATTGGAATCAAAACTTACCGGAACATCCCGCGACCTGCCAAAGGACTCCGCGCTCGCCACCGCAGCCGCCGAACTTTTGGCTCTCCTCCCCGCCACAAAGCAGCGTCTCGAACAGCTGAAATCCGACATCACGAAAATCGCCGCCGAGGCAGAGCGCCACGCCGACGCCATGGAGTACGGATTCCTCCTCGTCGAAGCCCGCCAACTCCTCTCCATCGGCTACGACGGCATCACCCACGAACTCTACTCCTCCTGCTACGATCTCCTGGCCTCAGAGGCCCGCATCGCATCCTTCATCGCCGTCGCCAAAGGCGACATCCCTCAGCAATCCTGGTTCCGCCTCGACCGCTCTCACGTCCTGGTCAACGGACGTGCCGCTCTCCTCTCCTGGACCGGAACCATGTTCGAGTACATGATGCCGTCACTATGGATGCGCACCTTCCCCGACACCCTCATCGCACGCTCTCTCGAATCCGCCGTTCGCATACAAAAAGATCACGTCCGCAGCATCCCATGGGGAATCTCCGAGTCAGGCTTCTCCAAAAAAGATCCGCAAGGCCGATACGGCTACCAGGCCTGGGGCATTCCAAAGCTCGCGCTGAAGTACGGAGCCGAAGACGGTCCTGTCATATCACCCTACTCCAGCTTCCTCGCCATGCCTCTTCTTCGCAAAGACTCCATTGCAAATCTTCGCCGCATGGCATCGATGGATTGGATGGGCGCCTACGGCTTCTACGAAGCGGCCGACTACACCCAGGGCAATCAACCTGAACTGGTTCGCTCCTGGATGGCCCATCATCAGGGCATGTGCCTGCTCGCCGTTACCAACCTGCTCAAGAACAACATCGTGCAGGAGTGGTTCCACGGCACGCCTCGCGTCCGCGCAGCAGAACTCCTCCTCCACGAAAAAGCCCTGAGCAAGGAAACCCTAAAGGATCTCGAAAAATTATCGAAGTCACAGGCATCCGAATAA
- a CDS encoding TonB-dependent receptor gives MHSSSRRAVYILVFLFSILASVSTLLAQSNSGIVSGTVTDPIGAVIPGAVVSISNPISGYSRSASTDSAGHFQFTNLPLNSYHLTATANGFASVAQDAHITSSIPVTMTIALKVEGSSTTVTVEAEDLVSNDPLAHTNVDRNLFNRLPLESQSSSLSSLVTLASPGVAADSNGLFHGLGDHASNSFSIDGQPITDQQSKVFSNQIPSNAIQSIEAIPGAPTAEYGGKTSLIINVTTRSGQGSTTPHGSVTSSYGSFGSATGGFDLSYGGANWGNFFEVDGLNTGRFLDGPEYAVFHDKGNELNFFDRVDRSFTPKDSIHLNFNYTRSWFQTPNTFDNLNVQNVISGGSTSSPVFGSVGNTDQRAKIQTFDIAPLYTHLIGSNAIFNFGGFVRRDGFNYYPSNNPFADLGPIQSQTISQNRSLLNAGVRSDYSVQYGRNNIKIGALYQQTFLRERDPIAVINSTFNSPCVDGSGNPLPGFTDPGQCAAAGAFSNDPSVGGSFNPVLLPYDLTRGGTSFNYFGHTDIKELALYVQDQIKAGNWLFNVGIRGDLYNGLAVARQAEPRLGISYSVKQTGTVLRVSYARTLESPFNENLVLSSQGCASNILAPLLNCQGGSNVVTPGYRNEFHAGFQQGFGKNFVIGGDYIWKYTHSAFDFSILGNTPIFFPIDWHNSKIPGFVIHADLPNYHNFSAFVSMSSVAARFFPPQSAGAGATVGQSGYPFRIDHDEKFNQTTHVQYQVPGKRGPWVGFNWRYDSGLNAASTPCYNITDPNSHCASVSTTLNGQPAIDLSGFTADQEFEAGLSCNGVKATPTTPLPTPCLATQLTSSLLSIPAPGTENDDKNPSRVKPRSLFDASIGEDNLFGGDKHRVSLRLTAVNLANKVALYNFLSTFSGTHYVTPRALTAEVGFHF, from the coding sequence ATGCACTCGTCTTCACGTCGTGCCGTATATATTTTAGTTTTTCTTTTTTCCATTCTCGCGTCCGTCTCGACGCTCTTGGCGCAGTCCAACTCAGGGATCGTCAGTGGAACCGTAACCGATCCTATCGGCGCCGTGATCCCAGGTGCGGTCGTTTCAATCTCAAATCCGATCAGCGGTTATTCCCGTTCGGCGTCGACCGATTCGGCCGGGCACTTCCAATTTACAAATCTCCCCTTAAACTCGTATCACTTGACGGCAACTGCTAATGGGTTCGCTTCTGTTGCGCAGGATGCCCATATAACTTCGTCGATCCCTGTGACCATGACAATCGCTCTGAAGGTCGAGGGATCGTCAACCACTGTGACCGTTGAGGCGGAAGACCTGGTGAGCAATGACCCGCTCGCACACACCAATGTGGACCGGAACTTGTTCAACAGGCTGCCGCTGGAGAGCCAGTCTTCTTCACTCAGCTCGCTCGTGACCCTAGCCTCGCCGGGTGTCGCGGCCGATTCCAACGGCCTCTTCCACGGTCTTGGCGATCACGCCTCGAACTCGTTTTCCATTGACGGACAGCCGATCACCGATCAGCAGAGCAAAGTGTTCTCCAATCAGATCCCGTCGAATGCGATCCAATCGATTGAGGCGATCCCTGGAGCCCCGACCGCCGAATACGGTGGCAAGACCAGCCTCATCATCAATGTGACTACCCGCTCCGGCCAGGGTTCGACCACTCCGCATGGAAGCGTAACCTCCTCCTATGGATCGTTCGGCTCCGCGACAGGGGGCTTCGATCTCTCCTACGGCGGCGCGAACTGGGGGAACTTCTTTGAGGTGGACGGGCTGAACACCGGCCGTTTTCTTGATGGCCCCGAGTATGCCGTCTTTCACGACAAGGGCAACGAACTCAACTTCTTCGATCGCGTCGACCGCAGCTTCACGCCGAAGGATTCGATACACCTCAACTTCAACTACACGCGTTCCTGGTTTCAGACGCCGAACACCTTCGACAACCTGAACGTTCAGAATGTGATCAGTGGAGGCTCTACCAGCAGTCCTGTGTTTGGCAGCGTAGGAAATACCGATCAGCGCGCGAAGATTCAGACCTTCGACATCGCGCCGCTCTACACCCATCTGATCGGCTCGAACGCGATCTTCAACTTCGGCGGCTTCGTTCGGAGAGACGGTTTCAACTACTACCCGAGCAATAACCCCTTTGCGGATCTTGGTCCAATCCAGAGCCAGACGATCAGCCAGAACCGAAGCCTGCTGAACGCCGGCGTCCGGTCCGACTACTCCGTTCAGTACGGTAGAAACAACATCAAGATCGGTGCTCTTTATCAGCAGACCTTTCTGCGGGAGAGAGATCCGATCGCCGTGATCAACTCCACGTTCAATTCGCCGTGCGTTGATGGCAGCGGCAACCCTCTTCCCGGCTTTACAGATCCCGGACAGTGTGCGGCGGCGGGTGCCTTTTCCAATGATCCCTCAGTCGGGGGAAGCTTCAATCCGGTCCTGCTTCCCTACGACCTTACCCGCGGCGGCACAAGCTTCAACTACTTCGGTCATACGGACATCAAAGAGCTTGCGCTCTACGTCCAGGATCAGATCAAGGCGGGCAACTGGCTCTTCAACGTCGGCATTCGCGGGGATTTGTATAACGGGTTAGCTGTTGCGCGGCAGGCGGAGCCTCGTCTTGGCATATCCTACAGCGTGAAGCAGACTGGAACCGTTCTTCGTGTCTCCTATGCTCGGACGCTGGAGTCACCGTTCAATGAAAATCTTGTGCTTTCGAGTCAAGGTTGCGCGAGTAATATTCTGGCTCCTCTGCTCAACTGCCAGGGGGGATCAAACGTTGTGACGCCTGGATATCGGAACGAGTTTCATGCCGGATTCCAGCAGGGCTTCGGAAAGAACTTCGTCATCGGAGGCGACTACATCTGGAAGTACACGCATAGCGCCTTCGACTTCTCCATCCTCGGCAACACGCCCATTTTCTTCCCCATTGACTGGCACAACTCGAAGATCCCGGGCTTTGTGATCCATGCTGATCTCCCGAACTATCACAACTTCTCTGCCTTCGTCTCGATGTCTTCGGTCGCTGCACGTTTCTTCCCGCCTCAGAGCGCAGGTGCGGGAGCCACTGTGGGACAGAGCGGGTATCCGTTCCGCATCGACCATGATGAGAAGTTCAACCAGACGACCCATGTTCAATATCAGGTTCCCGGCAAACGAGGCCCTTGGGTCGGCTTCAACTGGAGATACGATAGCGGCCTCAACGCGGCTTCTACCCCTTGCTACAACATCACTGACCCTAACAGCCACTGCGCGAGCGTTTCGACAACTCTCAATGGTCAGCCGGCAATCGATCTTAGCGGGTTTACCGCAGATCAGGAGTTCGAAGCCGGACTCTCCTGCAATGGTGTAAAAGCTACGCCCACAACGCCGCTGCCGACGCCTTGCCTCGCCACGCAACTTACATCTAGCCTCCTCTCAATCCCAGCGCCAGGAACTGAAAATGACGATAAGAACCCCTCGCGGGTAAAACCCCGCAGCCTCTTCGACGCTTCAATCGGTGAGGACAATCTGTTCGGCGGTGACAAACACCGGGTGAGCCTCCGCCTGACGGCTGTTAACCTCGCCAACAAGGTCGCGCTGTACAACTTCCTTTCAACCTTCAGCGGTACGCACTACGTTACGCCGCGCGCTTTGACGGCGGAGGTAGGCTTCCACTTCTAA
- a CDS encoding 30S ribosomal protein S1, producing MSNPSAKEPTSFESFESTESPESTESFDAILSQYEQTHSRRSGDGGKQIAGTVVAVSADSVFVDIGYKTEGVLPLALFQSSGETVEPGGKVLVSVKGRNEEGYYELSRMRVEQPKDWSALEQAFADKSVIVGTVTGVVKGGLTVDVGVRAFMPGSRSGARDAAEMEKLVGQEIRCRIIKLDVAEEDLVVDRRAVAEEEDRSTKERRFGEISEGDVVSGTVRSLTDYGAFVDIGGVDGLLHISDIAWARVEKPADVLTVGQQIDAKVLKVEAAGKRISLGMKQLLAHPWDAVAGKYVAGERVRGAVTRVTDFGAFVELEPGVEGMVHVSEMSWVKKVRKPGDLVKPGDVVDVMILGVSAAERRMSLGLKQTLGDPWVDAAEKFSVGSQVEGPVTNFTKFGAFVQLTEGVEGMIHVSEISAEKRIERPQDVLRVGQVVKAKLLDFDMEKRQIKLSMKQLVPTGLDEYIAEHNEGDVVTGRLIEVLGEQGTVELGEGIRARARLVAEAAAKEETKSAGVDLSSFSSMLAARWKNGPSAAETKAEPVRAGQIRSFRITLLDREAKKVGVQLV from the coding sequence ATGTCAAACCCCAGTGCTAAAGAGCCCACATCTTTCGAGTCTTTCGAATCTACCGAATCCCCCGAGTCCACAGAGTCGTTCGACGCGATTCTTTCGCAGTATGAGCAGACGCACTCGCGGCGGTCGGGCGATGGCGGAAAGCAGATAGCGGGGACTGTGGTTGCGGTGTCGGCTGATTCGGTGTTCGTCGATATTGGCTACAAGACGGAGGGGGTGTTGCCGCTGGCTCTGTTCCAGAGTTCGGGAGAGACGGTGGAGCCGGGTGGCAAGGTGCTGGTTTCGGTGAAGGGGCGCAACGAAGAGGGGTACTACGAGCTGTCGCGGATGCGGGTGGAGCAGCCGAAGGACTGGAGCGCGCTGGAGCAGGCGTTTGCGGATAAGTCGGTAATTGTGGGGACGGTGACGGGCGTGGTGAAGGGCGGCCTGACGGTGGATGTGGGGGTGAGGGCGTTTATGCCTGGATCGCGAAGTGGGGCGCGTGATGCGGCGGAGATGGAGAAGCTGGTGGGGCAGGAGATCCGCTGCAGGATTATCAAGCTGGACGTTGCGGAGGAGGACCTGGTTGTCGATCGGCGGGCGGTGGCGGAGGAGGAAGATCGTTCGACCAAGGAGCGGCGGTTTGGCGAGATCAGCGAGGGTGATGTGGTGTCGGGGACGGTGCGCAGCCTGACGGACTATGGGGCGTTTGTGGACATCGGTGGAGTGGATGGGTTGCTGCACATCAGCGATATTGCGTGGGCGCGAGTGGAGAAGCCGGCGGATGTTTTGACGGTGGGACAGCAGATTGATGCGAAGGTGTTGAAGGTGGAGGCGGCGGGGAAGAGAATCTCGCTGGGGATGAAGCAGTTGTTGGCGCATCCGTGGGATGCGGTGGCGGGGAAGTATGTTGCGGGTGAGAGGGTGCGAGGCGCGGTGACGCGGGTGACGGACTTTGGCGCGTTTGTGGAGTTGGAGCCGGGCGTTGAGGGGATGGTGCATGTCTCGGAGATGTCGTGGGTGAAGAAGGTGAGGAAGCCTGGGGACTTGGTGAAGCCGGGGGATGTGGTTGATGTGATGATTCTTGGCGTGAGTGCGGCGGAGAGGCGGATGTCGCTGGGGTTGAAGCAGACGCTGGGCGATCCGTGGGTGGACGCTGCGGAGAAGTTTTCGGTGGGCTCGCAGGTGGAGGGGCCGGTTACGAATTTTACGAAGTTCGGCGCGTTTGTGCAGCTGACGGAGGGCGTTGAGGGGATGATTCACGTCAGCGAGATCAGCGCGGAGAAGAGGATTGAACGGCCACAGGATGTGCTGCGCGTTGGGCAGGTGGTGAAGGCTAAGCTGCTCGATTTCGATATGGAGAAGAGGCAGATCAAGCTGAGTATGAAGCAGCTTGTGCCGACGGGTTTGGATGAGTATATCGCTGAGCACAACGAAGGGGATGTAGTGACGGGGCGGCTGATCGAGGTTTTGGGGGAGCAGGGGACGGTGGAGCTGGGCGAGGGGATTCGCGCGAGGGCGCGGCTGGTTGCAGAGGCTGCGGCGAAGGAAGAGACGAAGTCGGCAGGGGTTGATCTGTCGTCGTTCAGCTCGATGCTGGCGGCGCGGTGGAAGAATGGACCGAGCGCTGCCGAGACGAAGGCGGAGCCGGTTCGAGCGGGGCAGATTCGGAGCTTTCGGATAACGCTGCTGGATCGCGAGGCGAAGAAGGTCGGCGTGCAGCTGGTCTGA
- a CDS encoding M23 family metallopeptidase — translation MLRAFERILILTAATLLSVAPPAHCAYKLDNSIQVSPAPLMNGSPCLITVSLPNEALSITGDWQTHRILFFSNSDHRTWFALAGVDVELAPGSYPLTLEANLKDGTHQTLHQQLTIETAPYLQVPLTVPDKFVEPTPHALKQIAADQIVKEKAFASSSPTRLWSGNFLPPLPLAPESDSFGNQRLFNGKIASIHHGLDYHAKLHTPVAAINSGRVVLARPLYFEGGCIVIDHGLGLMTVYMHLSKIEVAVGRRVRRGQIIALSGASGRATGPHLHLGVRWQGTYTDPAKLFELQMPSPH, via the coding sequence ATGCTCCGCGCGTTCGAACGAATCCTTATCCTCACTGCCGCAACGCTCCTCTCCGTCGCGCCTCCAGCTCACTGCGCCTACAAGCTCGACAACTCTATCCAGGTCTCTCCCGCTCCCTTGATGAACGGATCGCCCTGCCTCATCACCGTCTCACTCCCAAACGAAGCGCTCTCCATAACCGGCGATTGGCAGACTCACCGCATCCTCTTCTTCTCCAACTCCGACCACCGCACATGGTTCGCGCTCGCCGGCGTCGATGTCGAGCTCGCCCCCGGCAGCTATCCCCTCACCCTCGAAGCCAATCTCAAAGACGGAACCCATCAGACACTCCACCAGCAACTGACCATCGAAACCGCGCCCTACCTCCAGGTGCCCCTCACCGTTCCTGACAAATTTGTCGAACCCACTCCCCACGCCCTCAAACAAATCGCCGCAGATCAGATCGTCAAAGAAAAAGCCTTCGCAAGCTCGTCCCCCACACGTCTATGGTCCGGCAACTTTCTTCCACCTCTCCCCCTCGCGCCCGAGTCTGACTCCTTCGGCAATCAACGTCTCTTCAACGGAAAAATAGCCAGCATTCATCATGGCCTCGACTACCACGCGAAGCTGCACACACCCGTAGCCGCAATCAACTCCGGCCGCGTCGTACTCGCTCGCCCGCTCTACTTCGAAGGCGGCTGCATCGTCATCGATCACGGCCTCGGACTCATGACCGTCTACATGCATCTCTCGAAGATCGAAGTCGCCGTCGGCCGCCGCGTCCGTCGCGGCCAGATCATCGCACTCAGTGGAGCCTCAGGCCGCGCCACCGGCCCCCACCTCCACCTCGGCGTCCGCTGGCAAGGAACCTACACCGACCCAGCCAAACTATTCGAACTCCAGATGCCCAGCCCCCACTAA
- a CDS encoding DUF4126 domain-containing protein, giving the protein MTFSPANITALVIAASFAAGLNIYATVLTLGLLARTQWVALPPGLDSLGHTWVLVVCGIMFAIEFVADKIPAFDLVWNALHTVVRIPIAALVAYHASSQLSPQMQVLATAIGAAVALAAHGSKTALRAAVTPSPEPVSNIALSTSEDVVAVGLTWFATHHPVIAASAALICLAAALLAARALLRAIQKPLRRLFGTDLEESRSQVKPLP; this is encoded by the coding sequence ATGACCTTCAGTCCGGCTAATATCACGGCGCTTGTGATTGCTGCCAGCTTTGCGGCCGGCCTGAATATCTATGCCACGGTGCTGACGCTTGGGCTGCTGGCGCGTACGCAGTGGGTTGCGCTACCTCCGGGTCTGGATTCGTTGGGGCACACCTGGGTTCTGGTGGTGTGCGGGATCATGTTCGCGATCGAGTTCGTGGCCGATAAGATTCCGGCGTTTGATCTGGTCTGGAACGCGTTGCATACGGTGGTTCGAATTCCTATTGCTGCGCTGGTGGCGTATCACGCGAGTTCGCAGCTTTCTCCGCAGATGCAGGTGCTGGCGACCGCGATTGGGGCTGCTGTGGCGTTGGCGGCGCATGGGTCGAAGACTGCGCTGCGTGCTGCGGTTACGCCTAGTCCGGAGCCGGTGTCGAACATTGCTTTGAGCACGTCGGAAGATGTGGTGGCGGTTGGGCTGACGTGGTTTGCGACGCATCATCCGGTGATCGCGGCTTCGGCTGCTTTGATCTGTCTGGCGGCTGCGCTTCTGGCCGCGCGAGCGCTGCTTCGGGCGATACAGAAGCCGTTGCGCCGGTTGTTTGGCACCGATCTTGAAGAAAGCCGGAGTCAGGTGAAGCCGCTTCCCTGA